Below is a genomic region from Miscanthus floridulus cultivar M001 chromosome 1, ASM1932011v1, whole genome shotgun sequence.
tgttttttatttgagCTTTTACCGAACTCAGACATTatctggaatatatatatatatatatatatatatatatatatatatatgtgtgtgtgtgtgtgtgtgtgtgtgtgtgtgtgtgtgtgtgtgcgcgaaCTCTATATTGTAATTGTCAATATTTAGAGAATGAGAATGTTTTATCCTACTTTATATATCTATATACGTTCTTCTACTGAGAGATGGAGAGAGAAAACCAGATATCAAAGGCTGGCAAGGTGTTTTACAACAATCCAGTGCTATGTTAGTATTTTGCGTTCATCCGGACCTACTTTGCGGTTCCAATTGCTCCAAAACAAGCCTTCAGTTGACTTATTTGCAGCCCTACCTTTACGGGCAGTGGGCTGAATCCTACCAGCCGCTGGGCACGACAAATATGGGTTGGGCTAGGTGACGAACACTTGTATACATAggctttcctcaaaaaaaaaaaatgtataCATAGGCTCACATGTACGAGCTCATCATGGAAAATTGGCTCAAAATGTAAACAACTCCAGCTGGCCATTCCCTTTCCCTTAGTCGAGAGCTGCATGAACACGCAAATCGCAATTCGCAAGTGTCATTGACCTGGTCCTGTCCTGCCACTGCTGATACAGCATGGTGAGCAGGACATAGTAGAAATGGCGAAGCACCGGATCGATCTGATGAAGAATCTCTAGGCTCTTAGCCATGTTAACATGTGTCCATGGCAGAAGCTACGAAGAAGAAAAGAAAGCGATCGCCGACGCCGATCCACGAGATGTATTATAAGCCGGGCGAGTACACGCGTGTCACCGGCCACCCATATAAGTCAGAAGTTCTGCTTTGCCATGGCCTGAGAAGTAGAGTTCCAAGCCGGCAAGCCGGCGCAGTGGAGCATTTGGCAGGTCCTATTTAAGGCTGTAAGTGCATATCAGGTCCAGTTCATTGTCACTCACCAGTTTTTGTAGCTAGCTAAGCTAGTACCAGCGCACTTGTAAAAGTATATGGAGATGCACAGACCACTGCGCTTCCAGTTGCTCATCATCATCGCCGCCGCGGCGTGGCCGTTGGTGCCAGCGGCAGCGGCGGATGACAGCGGGTGGTCGAAGGGCACGGCGACGTTCTACGGCGGGGGCGACGCCTCCGGCACGATGGGCGGCGCGTGCGGGTACGGGAACCTGTACTGGTCCGGGTACGGGACGGACACGgcggcgctgagctcggcgctgTTCAACGACGGCGCGGCGTGCGGGGAGTGCTACCGGGTCACGTGTGACGACGGCGCGTCCCAGTGGTGCCTGCCGGGGAGGAAGTCGGTGACCGTCACGGCCACCAACCTGTGCCCGCCCAACCACGAACTCTCCGGTGACGACGGCGGCTGGTGCAACCCGCCCCGCCGCCACTTCGACATGGCCCAGCCTGCCTGGCTCCAGATCGCCCAGTACAAGGGCGGCATCGTGCCGGTGCTCTACCAGAGGTACGTGTAGTTTGTTTATTACTTGGACGGTTTGACttcaggaaagaaaaaaaaaatctcgtgTACGTGTCTGATACTCTGATGGTGTGTGTGTTGTTGTGCCTGCGTAGGACGGCGTGCGTGAAGCAGGGAGGGGTGCGGTTCACGGTGACCGGCTCCAACTCCTTCGTGCTGGTGCTCATCACCAACGTCGCCGGCAGCGGGTCGGTGAAGGCGGTGTGGGCGAAGGGGAGCGCCACGGACAGGATGCCCATGGCCAGGAACTGGGGCGCCAACTGGCAGTCGCTCGCGGGGCTCGCCGGCCAGGCGCTCACCTTCGGCGTCACCTCCACCGATGGCCGCACCGTCGTCGTCCCCGACGTCGTGCCGGCCTGGTGGAAGTTCGGGCAGTCCTTCACCTCCGGCGTCCAGTTCCCCATCTGACTGCAAACCAACCCGTTCCATACTTCCATATACATTGCCACATGGGCCAGTCTAGTAGCAGATTTCCAGATTTAATAAGGCTTTGATTGAAGAAACACTTAGTATTGTTATTGTCCAAAAAAAAGAAATTAATAATTTGGAGGAAGGCAGGAAGCGTTTGAATTGTGTGAGATGTGTACAGTGCGAGCCTGCTAGGCAGTTGATCGACTGAAGATTCATATTCATTCATGGATCATGAAGGGTGATTCTGATTCAACTGTTGCTTGCGGTCCAGTTCTTTCGGGAGACGGTGTCCCATCAGTAACTCCGTCTGTAGACTGCCTTAGTTTTCTCCTaggttaattaattaattaaaaaatcTGAAAAATCAATGTCTCAGATTTGTTTGAAGTATTAACTCCTAGTAAGTAAAGGAAATATCGTagcatttttttttggaaaacaaagtatAGATGCATACGCTTGACACGTTattagttattattattattggatttttgtaattaatctagAAAGAAGCGAACTTGTGAAGTCTAGGACCTAAACTCGGTGTTAGCACGTGAAGTCTAAGACCTAAACTCAGCATCAAATGGAACCTAACAATTCACCTATCCACGGTTTGCCAGTGTAATTAACTCCATGATCATCTTACTTGATTCTTAAGTGGGCTTGGACATTTTGTGGCAGGATCATTAATTGTCCTAATCTGATATAGAGACCTCATATtcttaaaaaaaagagaaagatacCGAGGCCTCATTCTTGGCTTTGCCAATATCTGGTTGGACTCCTTATATTAAAAAGAGTTAAATGTATTAGCGGGCTCTAAACTTGTGAAGAGGTGCCACATATCACTAAATTTTGAAAATGCAtttctaagggggtgtttgggactgctccacaaactccaccgtggagcagctccacaaaaaactggagtttgtggagtacctctttaggtgctctcacaactccacccTTTTTTCTGGAGCAGAGTGCGTGGAGCTGAAACCGTTTGGCTAAAAAACATGGAGCGGAGCTGAAAAACGTGgagcggagcagtcccaaacacgccCTAAGTCTCCAAAATTGTTAAGTGGTGCATCGCCGTGGTTTGTATGGTCTAGAAATGGACCTGCAGGCTGCATTGCACCACTTTATAAGTTCAGGGATGTGCAACGCGCCGGTTAACAAGTTTAGGATCTAAAAATACGTTTTTGACAAAACGATCTCTAGTAGTTCAAGTTAGGGCCTTATGGGCTTCACTTGCATGTAAGTTGGGCCAAGCCCAATCTGTGGCAGTGCAAGAGCGGCCCCTGCTTCGCTGGGCCAACGCAGGTGATCAACTCAAACCGTTCCAAAGCGAGAAGTCTGCTTGCGCTGCCCCTGTTGTGAACTGCGGCCACTGACCAAAGCAAATCTGGCAATCTCCGCCCTGATCActtagcttataagccgtacttttaagttaatgaacagtatttttctctcacaacaaatcagccaacgatactttcagccatgacttatcagccaagcgaacagggcactcATCTGTGATAGATCATACATACCCGTTGCGTCGGGCATAGCTAATGTTGGAAGCAACACAAGGCTGGACTCTTGGAGCTAGTGATTATTGGCGTCTAGGACAACAGAACGCTAACGatttgtttgtttggatgggacgCGAAATTTCTTCATGACCATTCACCAATAGGAAGTATGAAGTGAATTGCCTCATGTGAAATACCAGCAAAGTTCATGTATAAGATATTCTTAAGATTGGTTTCTTATTACAGTGAAAATAAgagcatgctagaccttccccCCAAAAGAAAATACGACGGTCGCCGGTCGGCAAATTAAAATGCCACAGATGCGTGCAACTTGGCAAACGATTCCATGCTAATGCTAAAGAAACTCGAAGAATCCGAAGGCGGTACGGCCGGTCGATAAACCTCTGACTCTTCTAGACCAGGTATGCCATGATTGAGCTGAGCATCTGCGTACGCGGCAAGTTCATTAAACCCTCAGATGTTTATCCACCTCCAGGGGCCATAATCCATGTGCTGACACTGCTGGCCCTCATGGCCTCATGTGGGTCAGAACTCTCCGAATTTCACGTATACGAGAGAGAAACGAAAACGGCCATGCACATTCCAAATCATAGTTTAGCTAGCTAGGATCTATCTCATTCCAAATTATATAtacggcgtgttcgctggttggtttctgggctggtttgggctggctggtgctggtttgttgtgaaagaaaaacactgttgactgattaaataagtctggctgaaaccaacaaacgaacatctATGTCATAAACTAACGCAGAGGTAGGTCACCAACTCAGCTCAACCCCGGCAAGTACGGATAACTGAACATGCAGCCGGGGTGCACGAGATGCATATGATCGATCTCGCATGCCATGCCATGCTTCTTCTCATCACATCAGGAGAAAAAATGCTGTAGGAAATCCTAAGCCGGGAGTCAACTCATGAGTAGTATGCTGTGTCCATTTGCATTGGTTTGCCTTGTACGCATCTGAGCTTAGCTAGCACTAGCAGCTCAGCGCAGTGGGATATCGATCGCATGTTCCCAGCAATTCCCGTGCCCTGTGCCGCGCATAATTCGCATTCCCTGATCCTATATAAGCCATGCCACGATCACCCCCAATCCGTCAGAGCATCCTACGCATTTCAGCTCCTGGTTTGGTTTACTGAAACCACTGCTACTCTCCTCTGTATCTGTATTGTTCATTGAGATAGATAGATGGACAGAGTCTTGGCATTGCTCGCCGTCCTGGCGGCGGCGACGTTCTTAGCACCGGCGAAGGGCTGGAACTACGGGACGGCGACGTTCTACGTCGGCCGCGACGGCTCCGGCACAATGGGTAAATAACAACTGCTCCAAAGCCGCGTGCAGTGCAGTGTGGATTCATTCCCGAGGCTAACCAGCAGCACTCgatcatcagcctgttcgtttggccgtggcttgtcgtaaataatcgtaaatttccagctgaaacagtatttttctctcacacaaaccagccagcagtacttcttcacgaaccagcaataaTACGAaccacgaaccagccaaccgaacaggcttacGTGTAGGTGGCGCGTGCGGGTACGGCAACCTGTACCAGGCCGGGTACGGGACGAACACGGCGGCGCTGAGCTCGGTGCTGTTCAACGACGGCGCGGCGTGCGGGCAGTGCTACCTGGTGATGTGCGACAGCAACGCGTCCCCCTGGTGCAAGCGCGGCGCCGCGGTGACCGTCACGGCCACCAACTTCTGCCCGCCCAACTGGGCGCAGCCCAGCAACAGCGGCGGCTGGTGCAATCCGCCGCGGCCGCATTTCGACATGGCGCAGCCCGCGTGGGAGGTGCAGCGTTGCGTACGTGTCTTCTTCTTATATATATCCTGGCATAATCCCCGTCCTCTACCAGCAGTAAGTGCAGTGTGCAGGTGCAGCGTTGCGTACGTGTCTTCTTCTTATATATATCCTGGCTTCTTTCCTGCCTTTCTCCGACGAACTCATCGCCGGtccggtgatggtggtggtgcagGGTGACGTGCTGGAGGCAGGGAGGGATGAGAATCACCATCGGAGGGTCCAGTTTCTTCCAGCTGGTGCAGTTCTCCAACGTGGCCGGCAGCGGCTCCATCCGGTCCGTGTCGGTGAAGGGCACCAAGGCCGGGTGGGTCGCGCTGAACCGCAACTGGGGCGCCAACTAGCAATGCAACTCGGCGCTCTTCGGCCAGGCGCTCTCCTTCTCCGTCACCTCCACCGGCGGCCAGACGCTCTACATGACCGACGTCGTGCCGTCGTGGTGGCAGATCGGCATGGTCTTCGCAAGCAACTATAATTTCTACTAATGAATGAGTTTAGTGATACGGATCATTTACCTACCTCTACCTCGGCCGTTGGGGGATAGAGTACCACGTTGGGCCAAGTGCAGCTAGGGATGGGTTCGTAAAAATTAAACATATTTACGGGTTCATGGTCCTCCCTAAGTGCAGCACCAGGTGTATATTTATTCTGATCGTTGTAACGCCCCAGGTCCGGCACACGGACCATGCCCACTCTGCTAAGATGTGGGCTCCACCTACATAGCAATCCGCTTGTATTTTTTTGTCCTCGTTTCGCGTAAAACGGTTAACcaaggttactacgcgtccttGGCCTGGCTATTTAAGCTAGTCCGACGAACCCAGAATTTACGGTATGGCACTAAACTTCTGATTGCACAGTGTTTCTGCAGCTACAGTAACTCTAGCCCAGTTCTGTGCCATGCTCAGGATCGACTTCTCTTAGCCACTTTCGCATGTCCTCTCTGGAGCCATGCACAACATATCCAGGCTTCCAGACCATACGCATCGTGAAACCACGAGTTGGCTCTaaataccatttgtaacgccccagGCCCACTCTGTCGAGGGGTGGgccccacctacgtagcaacccgcttgcgctttttgtcctcgcttcgcgcaaaacagttaaccgaaggttactacgtgTCCTTGGCCTGGCTATTTAAGCTGGTCCGGCGAACTCAAAATTTACGATATGGCACTAAACTTATAGTTGCACTTACAGTACTCTACCCTAATTCAGTGCTATAGCTACAGTAGCCTCGGCCCAACCGCAAATTCAGCCCATGAGCTGGGTCTCACAATCGTGAATTGGGAAATTTGTTTGTTGTTTTTTGGACTACTTTGTACATTTGTTGTCGAAgaaagaaaaatatattaatcatCATTTTCGGACTtaaatggccctgttcgcttcttgtGATCCGTactttttcaacttgttttttcagtcaaaacagtgttttgcttttttcagcgaagcgaacggggacAATGGGTCCAACAAGAAAAGGTCACAGTGTACAAGTTACATATATTTTGTAGACGATAAATAATGTAGTGCTAGTATACCGTATACTGTAGCTAGGGGTGAAAACAaaacggatattttccgaccgtattcgagaccgaattcgtttagagggaTTCAGATCTATCTAtatccgagtctggatattcaacgtccgataccgtatccgttcGAATAatcaaattgcatatttatgatgtcgacatCCAATTGTATCCTATCTGGCATGGTTGAcaatatccgtattcgaatccgaatccggacataaatatgaaaacaaatgtaatatgagtgatatccgttcgtatccaatCCATTTTCATCCATAATTGTAGCCAACTCTCTCAAGTGTGAGCACAAAAGTTTGGCATACGTCCCAAAAAAGAAGGTTTACAAGAACTTTAAGATCTGCTGCAGTCCAGGAAAGTTTACTCAGTCTAAACATTGTGGCTGAGGAAAGATAAATTATTAAGCCCTGGATGGAcatgttttttttagaattacacgttAGCCTACTGGAAAAATTGAAGTGGAATTGTCGGATGTTAGTGATAAAAACGATAAAATGTCTACGGCCCAATTCGATGgattggttgattttaatgcatAGTCCACCGTGAGGAGGCGACGATATTGAGCCCATTAGTCGTCAGACATACGGATTGGGCCAGAAGACCTGGGCCTTCACTACCGGTGCCAGGCAGTAGTCCTGCACCCTTTTCCAGCTGCCTTGCATTCTGAGCTCTGATGATGCCATCATTCTGAGTTAAAGCAGACTTGGTAATAAACCATAAACGATTCACTCACAAAGCCACCGTACCATTTTCGTTACAAAGAACAAGAGCAACTCAGGGCGCAGCGATTTATAAAATGCAACACTACCAAATAAGTAGACTTATTCATACCAAACGATTTCCAGAAGACCAAAGGCCCACAACAGTTGTTGCTATTGCTAACACATTTTTCATTTCTAGCAGGCAGCGTTGGCAGGCTTCACAAGTAAAATTCTGGAAGCCTGCACTCTGCAACTATGAAAAGGAACAAACTGTACACACGAAGAACGATAAAGAACTGTACATAACTGAAGGAAGTGGCGATCACCACATATCATCTTCCAGATGAGACCAAGGCCCTGTCCTCAGATCCCTGCCTTGCCAATGGCGTTGTTACTGTTGGAAGCCTTGGACGGTCAGCAGCGATGACCTCCGTGACATCTTCCATGCTTGGAGCCAGTTCTAGCTCCTTGGTGTAGGTGAACTGCAGGTCCATGTTTGCAGCCAGGGCCAACAATTCTGATTCTTCTAGTCCCCGAGTTGGGCCAAGGCTACATCTATCCGCTCTGTGCTTTGCAAGTACATCCCTGAACTTCTTAATCTGCATACAATAGTCACCAACCGTATAAGTTAAATCAATTGGTAGCCATTAACGATAAACATTGGATCTTATCTATTCTGAAATATTATCTATTCTGAAATACTAAGACACAAGCCAGACTATCTAAAGGCCAATGGAAGTCAAATTACACATCAAAGACAAGTACCAGATCACAGCATTGTCATtgctttcagtttttttttttgacagttGCAAGGTCTTTCTTAATTTCTTTGCCTAGTAGAGCTGGAAGCACTACAGCAGGTGCATATATGCGACCAACTACTAATGCCATTCTAGTGTGGGGCACTTGCCTAGTAGTTCTGCTAAAAAGAAGAGGCCGTCACTTTGGATTGTGGCAGGTGCCAAGCATCTAGACAAGCTTGTAGCGAGGGTGTGAGCTTTGTGTTTTTCTTCTTGTGCTAATGGATTTGTTTTCCTGAGCTTACGCTCCACTTGTGCAGATAACTTTGTACAGTGCCTTTATGGGCTTCTCTTCTTTTTAATACAATAGGCAGTTCTCCTGCCGGTTCTTAAAAAAAACTACTAATGACATTTTTTTTCCATTTGCAAATAATAACAACTTGACAAGACGCTCACAActttccatttcctttcaccaaaTTGGTTAATATAATTCACCTATGCCAGATAGACACTACAGTTTGTACCTTGGCCATGCTTTATACAAAATTGGTTCATATAATTCTTCCAAAATCATTGGACAAGGCCTTGCTTTAAGATGTTCTTGCAACAACTAGAACAAGGAACACAGAACGATTGACACCAGAACACAAGATCGGACAAGATCTCACAGTTGCATTGGTACAGCTGAAGCTGCAGAGCCGACCCTGAGCTCCTCTGTAGAACCTGAAGAAAGGGAACACATGAACATGGAGGCTGTAGCACATAGACTTGTGCTCCTCATAGTTCACCTGCAGGAACTGCACATCCGGGTTCCTCTCCGCGAACTGGCAAATCTGCGCAAGAGAAAATAATTCTTACAACAGCGCGACTGAATTCCCATGATAGAGAAGTAATATACAACAGTGGATCACATAACTTTCTGCTTGTTCCTTTACCTTGGGGTGGAGAGCATGGCAGCCAGCGCAGCCGGGTGAGAAGAAGTCGACGACGACGAGCCCGTCCCCAGCGTCAGTCAAGGAATCGACGAGGTCTTGGGCGGTCTGGATCGCCCGCATGTTGGGTTGCAATCCCTTCTGCCACCACTTCATGGCTTTCCCAAATGAAAGGTTCATCTGCTCAAGAGAAGAAGCAGCAGCCATGTCAAAACTCTGCATACAAAAGGGGGAAAAGATCATGAGGATCTCGGTAAAAAATGAAGAGTAAAATCGAAAATAAAAAAACATGGTCATTGGCTATCGGACTAACATAACAACATTGGCAATTCATCACGATCCTTATAAAAAAACAATTTCATCACGCTAAATACAGGAACACGGAAGACCTAACAAAACAGACCAAAAAGTCTTTTGGAATCAGCGTAATTAGTGAGGACTCTGGAGATTCGATAACCTGCGCCGGCGACGTAACTAGAATCCGGAACACGGGACCCGGTCTCCTGGGCCCAACCGCCAGCCTCCCGCCGAGGAACGAGCTCTTCCTCCAGGATCCTCCGACCCGCGCCGCCTCGGCGCCCCTCCGCCGACCAAGAGACCCCACGCTCCCTTTCGCCATCGCctgcgccgccgccatggctatCGCCTAGCGTCCTCGCGGATCACCGAGCTCTACAGAGAGCAGCACAAGAGGGGGGAGGAAGAGAAGGGGGATTCGAGATAGCGGCGACGGAAAGTAATGACGCCTTTTTAAACGATGGATCAAAGCAAATAAAGTAATCCCTTTCCAAAAAAAGCAAATAAAGTACTCCCTCAGTCCCACCAAAAAGTGCAATCGGAGGACTGGACACACATACCAATGCAACATAGAAAATTACCGGAATACCCCTATGAACTGATTTGACATGTTTGTAATCATTGCAAACAACAGGAATATGACAGTAGCAATTACAAACAGCCAGTAGCAGATGAGTGGAGAACACTCTAGAGACATGGATACACGTGTCATTATAGAAAGATTGCCCACAGTTTGCGGCTCCGAATCAACCGTGGGAATGCAAAATTTGAACCTTCGCGCCAGGGGATTTCCCGCCTGTGCCACACCCCTCCTTCTCTCATATAACCGCGGGACACACGAGACCATCCACTCCATAAGCCTGGAAGCCATTTCCATCATCAGCCATGCCCATAGATCTAAACACTCTTTCAGATCCTCAtggagaggtcctacttgatctcaATGAACAGCCTCCGTATGAGCAAGAAGATGAAATCATGAGTCTCCAGCAAGATCAACTTTATGAAGATGAAGCCCATCTCCAAGATCAACATGGACACCTCTTACCTGATCTCAATGAAAACCCTGTGTATGAGCAAGAAGATGAAATCGCTCATCTCCAGGAAGATCAACTTTATGAAGATGAAGCCCATCTCCAAGGTCAGCCCGTACATCTTGATCACAACGAACGCCATGGTTTGCATGTCATTGATCTCAATGTTGCTGGTTCTGAGGGAGAACAAGAACATCATAAAGGTGATTCTTTTTCTCTTCATTGCATCTAGACAGCAGTAAGACCAAGCTCAGTTCGAATTACCTATTTCCAACTAAAATTAAACTTGAACTAAATATTGTGCCTCACCTCATTGCAGTAATTGGAGTAGAGGAAGAGCATCCACAGGCTGCATGTCTCAACTTTGATGGTCCACCACATCAATTTGATCTAAACTTTGCACCTTCTGATCTGCAGCAGCAGATGCACGGTAAACTAACGACTAGCTACCCTTTTCCTTTTTAATGGATGAAAAGGCCTGCAGTTATAGTCCATTCGACCAAAGATTTTTCAACTAGTTAATGTCTGTCTACCATATAAAAAATATTCTAGACCCAGATTCTTACACTCATGTTGAACCACAATTCTAAAAAAATAACACTTACAAATCTGCACCAATTGCTACAAAACTTACCATTTCATTCTTTTGTAGGCATGATGGAAGACATGCATGACTACGGTGTTTACGCTGATGCTGTGGACATAGTCTTCGAAGAAGAGGAGTTGGAGGGCTCGGATGTCGAAGAAGATCACCATGCAAATGAAGACAATGCACATCAGTCCAGAAATTTGACAGACACTGAACGACAACAAATCTATGCAGCATTGCTTGAGAGAAGTGATCGTGGAAGACTAAAAAGGAAAGCTACAACTATAGTAGCACAAACGTTCCAGGTGAGCAGGTATAAAGTGCAGCGCATTTGGCAGCGAGCAAAACAATGTCGTGCCCAAGGAATTCCAGTTGATGTTAGATCAAGGAAGCCTAAGAGAAGTGGCCGCAAAAAGTTGCAAATAGACCTATCTGAGGTTCTCAGTGTTCCGTTGCATAGAAGAAGCACTATTCGATCTCTAGCGGAAGCCATTGGTGTCAAAAAGAGCACTCTGCATAGGTGGTTCAAGAAAGGGCTACTACGACGTCACTCTAGCACACTAAAGCCTCTATTGACCGAACAACACAAAAGAGACAGGCTCCAATGGTGTCTTTCCATGTTAGATCC
It encodes:
- the LOC136506957 gene encoding expansin-A15-like → MHRPLRFQLLIIIAAAAWPLVPAAAADDSGWSKGTATFYGGGDASGTMGGACGYGNLYWSGYGTDTAALSSALFNDGAACGECYRVTCDDGASQWCLPGRKSVTVTATNLCPPNHELSGDDGGWCNPPRRHFDMAQPAWLQIAQYKGGIVPVLYQRTACVKQGGVRFTVTGSNSFVLVLITNVAGSGSVKAVWAKGSATDRMPMARNWGANWQSLAGLAGQALTFGVTSTDGRTVVVPDVVPAWWKFGQSFTSGVQFPI
- the LOC136552177 gene encoding thioredoxin-like 1-2, chloroplastic isoform X1, which encodes MAAAQAMAKGSVGSLGRRRGAEAARVGGSWRKSSFLGGRLAVGPRRPGPVFRILVTSPAQSFDMAAASSLEQMNLSFGKAMKWWQKGLQPNMRAIQTAQDLVDSLTDAGDGLVVVDFFSPGCAGCHALHPKICQFAERNPDVQFLQVNYEEHKSMCYSLHVHVFPFFRFYRGAQGRLCSFSCTNATIKKFRDVLAKHRADRCSLGPTRGLEESELLALAANMDLQFTYTKELELAPSMEDVTEVIAADRPRLPTVTTPLARQGSEDRALVSSGR
- the LOC136552177 gene encoding thioredoxin-like 1-2, chloroplastic isoform X2; translation: MAAAQAMAKGSVGSLGRRRGAEAARVGGSWRKSSFLGGRLAVGPRRPGPVFRILVTSPAQMNLSFGKAMKWWQKGLQPNMRAIQTAQDLVDSLTDAGDGLVVVDFFSPGCAGCHALHPKICQFAERNPDVQFLQVNYEEHKSMCYSLHVHVFPFFRFYRGAQGRLCSFSCTNATIKKFRDVLAKHRADRCSLGPTRGLEESELLALAANMDLQFTYTKELELAPSMEDVTEVIAADRPRLPTVTTPLARQGSEDRALVSSGR